The Inediibacterium massiliense genome has a segment encoding these proteins:
- a CDS encoding TRAP transporter substrate-binding protein — protein MRKGRMLAFILTLVLTMSVVGGCGRKDATTAENGPIVIKIGHTDSSQRSTHKWSEALGEYLEKEAPGKFKVEVYSDGQLGDTPDLVSGIKLGTVTMMFDLSTAITSAAGPASTCIDLPYLYPSFEAWEKGTFDNGGLELFNETLKDSGYYCIDMYYNGMRQVISRDKIYKTKADFKGQKVRIAQNDLNIEIWKAMGANPTPMAWGEVVTSLSQGQINALDHSLGVFNDFNLHEIAPHITLTNHASSPFPIICSRDWIESLDPADRKVLEAGVKEVAKKQREEEFAKEQGYIKRFIDEGAEVHELTPDEIKAFEEAVKPVYDYQRKIVGDEMVDKWLKTRP, from the coding sequence ATGAGAAAAGGAAGAATGCTAGCTTTTATCCTAACATTGGTGTTGACCATGAGTGTTGTAGGAGGTTGTGGAAGGAAGGATGCTACTACAGCAGAGAATGGACCAATTGTTATCAAAATTGGACATACGGATTCATCACAAAGATCGACTCACAAATGGAGTGAAGCTTTAGGAGAATATTTAGAAAAAGAAGCACCTGGTAAGTTTAAAGTAGAGGTTTATTCAGATGGACAATTAGGAGATACACCAGATTTAGTATCAGGCATTAAACTAGGAACGGTTACAATGATGTTTGACTTATCAACAGCAATTACATCTGCAGCAGGTCCGGCTTCAACTTGTATTGATTTACCTTATTTATATCCTTCGTTTGAGGCTTGGGAAAAGGGTACCTTTGACAATGGTGGGCTAGAGTTATTCAATGAAACTTTAAAAGATTCAGGATATTATTGTATAGATATGTATTATAACGGGATGAGACAAGTAATCAGTAGAGATAAAATTTATAAAACAAAAGCTGATTTTAAAGGACAAAAAGTTCGTATTGCACAAAATGATTTAAATATTGAAATTTGGAAAGCTATGGGAGCTAATCCAACACCTATGGCTTGGGGAGAAGTAGTAACTTCATTATCTCAAGGTCAGATTAATGCATTAGATCATTCTCTAGGTGTATTTAATGATTTTAATCTACATGAAATTGCTCCACATATAACATTAACAAATCATGCTTCTTCACCATTCCCAATTATCTGTTCAAGAGACTGGATTGAATCTTTAGATCCAGCGGATAGAAAAGTATTGGAAGCAGGAGTTAAAGAAGTTGCTAAGAAACAAAGAGAAGAGGAATTTGCTAAAGAGCAAGGTTATATAAAGAGATTTATAGATGAAGGTGCAGAGGTTCATGAATTAACTCCTGATGAAATAAAGGCATTTGAAGAAGCTGTAAAACCAGTATATGACTATCAACGTAAAATTGTTGGAGATGAAATGGTTGATAAATGGTTAAAAACACGTCCTTAG
- a CDS encoding TRAP transporter small permease, which produces MAMVGVICFQVIMRYVFNNSLSWSEELGKFLFVWLSWLGISIGHRRKEHIQITLLIDKLPYKLKKLIEAITELIVIVICGVTMYYGFTMINIQMNVPYAGIKISTAWGYMSLVLGCGIFIIRAGAYFLEAVQCILNKEVIS; this is translated from the coding sequence ATGGCAATGGTAGGTGTAATCTGTTTTCAAGTTATTATGAGGTATGTTTTCAATAATTCACTATCTTGGTCAGAAGAACTAGGAAAATTTTTATTTGTGTGGCTTTCATGGTTAGGAATAAGTATAGGTCATAGAAGAAAAGAACATATACAAATTACATTATTGATTGATAAATTACCATATAAGTTAAAGAAATTGATAGAAGCAATAACAGAACTAATTGTAATTGTGATTTGTGGCGTTACAATGTATTACGGATTTACAATGATTAACATACAAATGAATGTTCCTTATGCAGGAATTAAAATCAGTACAGCATGGGGATATATGTCTCTTGTCCTTGGATGCGGAATCTTTATAATCAGGGCAGGTGCATACTTTTTAGAGGCAGTCCAATGCATTCTTAACAAAGAAGTAATTTCATAA
- a CDS encoding TRAP transporter large permease, with translation MAVPVLFIALFVMLLIGVPVGFAIGGATMLSMFMYSDLNMAINAQYCYSGIFSFTVMAIPFFMLAGLIMSTGGIAKRIVDFASALISFVSGAIGCVTIIACMFFGALSGSGMATTSAIGGMMIPEMKRKGYDPAYAATIVCFGGIIGPIIPPSLSFVLYGASTGVSISQLFLAGVLPGVLMGLLFLGTNIVICTIKGVDLKQKRSNETDEKVPIGEAMKYRFSEIAKSMKEGFWALLSPVIILGGIYSGVFTPTEAACISVVYSIIISLYVYKDLTWAGLKNVFLDTAVLNGITSFLLGYSTVFSTFMTYERVPQTITEFLTSVSTNPLIVLLFVNLILLAVGLFLDTVPAIIVMAPMLMPTVQVLGIDPIHFGVLMTVNLALGLCTPPYGCNLFVGAAVAKIKMESMFAHILPLFIVGLIGLLVVTYVPWLSLVFTN, from the coding sequence ATGGCAGTACCTGTATTATTTATTGCATTGTTTGTGATGTTATTGATAGGTGTTCCAGTTGGATTTGCAATAGGTGGAGCTACTATGTTATCAATGTTTATGTATTCAGACTTGAACATGGCCATCAATGCGCAATATTGCTATAGTGGAATATTTTCATTTACTGTAATGGCAATACCGTTTTTTATGTTGGCTGGACTTATTATGTCAACAGGTGGAATCGCCAAAAGAATTGTTGATTTTGCATCAGCATTAATAAGCTTTGTAAGTGGTGCCATTGGTTGTGTAACAATCATTGCATGTATGTTCTTTGGGGCTTTATCAGGATCTGGAATGGCGACAACATCAGCAATTGGTGGGATGATGATTCCAGAAATGAAGAGAAAGGGATATGACCCAGCGTATGCAGCTACGATCGTTTGTTTTGGAGGTATTATCGGACCAATCATTCCTCCAAGTTTATCCTTTGTATTATATGGGGCTTCAACGGGAGTATCTATTTCACAATTATTCTTGGCAGGAGTATTACCAGGAGTATTAATGGGTCTTTTGTTTTTAGGAACAAACATTGTGATCTGTACTATAAAGGGAGTAGATTTAAAACAAAAAAGAAGTAATGAGACCGATGAAAAAGTACCGATTGGCGAAGCTATGAAATATAGATTTTCAGAAATTGCTAAAAGTATGAAAGAAGGTTTTTGGGCATTATTATCTCCAGTTATTATTTTAGGAGGTATTTATTCAGGGGTTTTCACTCCTACGGAAGCAGCTTGTATATCTGTTGTATACTCTATTATAATAAGTTTATATGTATATAAAGATTTAACATGGGCGGGATTAAAAAATGTATTTTTGGATACAGCAGTATTAAATGGAATAACTTCATTTTTATTAGGATATTCTACTGTATTTTCTACATTTATGACATATGAAAGAGTGCCACAGACTATTACAGAGTTTTTAACAAGTGTATCTACCAATCCTTTAATTGTATTATTGTTTGTTAATTTAATACTATTAGCTGTAGGGTTATTTCTAGATACAGTGCCAGCGATTATTGTTATGGCTCCAATGTTAATGCCTACAGTTCAAGTATTAGGTATTGATCCTATACACTTTGGAGTATTGATGACTGTAAACTTAGCACTAGGTTTATGTACTCCTCCTTATGGTTGCAATCTATTTGTAGGTGCAGCTGTTGCTAAGATAAAAATGGAAAGTATGTTTGCACATATTCTACCCTTATTCATAGTGGGATTAATTGGGTTACTTGTAGTGACCTATGTACCGTGGCTATCACTTGTATTTACAAATTAG